One window from the genome of Helicoverpa armigera isolate CAAS_96S chromosome 4, ASM3070526v1, whole genome shotgun sequence encodes:
- the LOC110375297 gene encoding dihydrolipoyl dehydrogenase, with translation MVYIFLRIASSAYRKGGPVKNASRAYATTHDADLVVIGSGPGGYVAAIKAAQLGFKTVSVEKDPTLGGTCLNVGCIPSKALLHNSHLYHMAKHDFKQRGIETGPVSYNFDKMMEYKRNAVKALTGGIAMLFNKNKVKLVRGVGTIIDPKKVQVKGEKGVETINTKHILIATGSEVTPFPGVTFDEDQIIDSSGALSLKSVPKKMLVIGAGVIGLELGSVYQRLGAEVTAIEFLGTIGGVGIDFEVAKTLQKILAKEGMKFKLNTKVTGVKKSGGKVIVDIEAAKGGSKETLDCDVVLISIGRRPYTTDLGLKNVGIALDDRGRVPVNNKFQTTVPGIYAIGDCIHGPMLAHKAEDEGIVCVEGIKGMSVHFNYDAIPSVIYTTPEVGWVGKSEEDLKKEGRAYKVGKFPFLANSRAKTNGEPEGFVKVLSDKTTDVILGTHIIGPGGGELINEAVLAQEYGAAAEDVARVCHAHPTCAEALREANMAAYFGKAINF, from the exons ATGGTCTACATATTTCTTAGAATTGCCTCATCGGCGTACAGG AAAGGAGGCCCTGTAAAGAATGCAAGTCGAGCATACGCAACTACCCATGATGCTGACTTAGTGGTGATTGGTTCGGGCCCTGGCGGCTATGTTGCCGCTATTAAAGCAGCGCAACTGGGATTTAAG ACAGTGTCAGTTGAAAAGGACCCTACTCTCGGTGGTACCTGCCTTAATGTTGGTTGCATTCCATCAAAGGCTTTGCTCCATAATTCTCACTTATACCATATGGCCAAACATGACTTCAAACAACGAGGCATTGAGACTGGCCCAGTCTCCTACAACTTTGACAAAATGATGGAATACAAAAGAAATGCTGTGAAGGCTCTGACAGGAGGTATTGCCATGCTATTCAACAAGAACAAG GTCAAACTTGTCCGAGGAGTAGGAACCATTATTGACCCTAAGAAGGTGCAAGTGAAGGGAGAAAAGGGAGTAGAAACAATTAAcacaaaacacattttaatcGCGACTGGCTCTGAGGTGACGCCATTCCCTGGTGTAACG TTCGATGAAGACCAAATAATTGACTCTTCGGGAGCGCTTTCTCTTAAATCTGTTCCTAAAAAAATGTTAGTCATTGGCGCCGGCGTCATTGGTTTGGAGCTTGGATCTGTGTACCAAAGACTAGGTGCTGAAGTAACAGCCATCGAGTTCCTCGGTACAATTggag GTGTCGGAATTGATTTTGAAGTTGCTAAAACTTTGCAAAAGATTCTTGCAAAGGAGGGAATGAAGTTCAAGCTCAACACGAAAGTAACTGGAGTTAAGAAAAGCGGTGGCAAGGTTATAGTAGATATTGAAGCAGCCAAAGGTGGATCTAAGGAAACT ttGGACTGTGATGTTGTTCTGATCTCCATTGGCCGTCGGCCATACACCACGGACCTGGGTCTCAAGAACGTTGGTATTGCCCTGGATGACCGCGGCCGTGTGCCTGTCAACAACAAATTCCAAACCACTGTGCCTGG AATTTACGCCATTGGTGATTGCATTCATGGACCCATGTTGGCCCATAAGGCTGAAGACGAAGGAATTGTATGCGTGGAGGGAATTAAG ggTATGTCAGTACACTTCAACTATGACGCGATACCATCTGTAATTTACACGACACCCGAAGTCGGCTGGGTCGGCAAATCGGAGGAGGATCTCAAGAAAGAG GGCAGGGCATACAAGGTGGGCAAGTTCCCGTTCCTGGCTAACTCAAGAGCGAAGACTAACGGCGAGCCAGAAGGCTTCGTCAAAGTCTTGTCTGACAAGACGACAGATGTAATCCTCGGCACCCACATCATTGGACCC GGCGGCGGTGAGCTGATCAACGAGGCAGTGTTGGCGCAGGAGTACGGAGCGGCCGCTGAGGACGTCGCCCGAGTATGCCACGCACATCCC ACATGCGCGGAAGCTCTACGTGAAGCGAACATGGCTGCATACTTTGGAAAAGCAATCAATTTCTAG
- the LOC110375298 gene encoding protein FAM107B, producing MCDARPRKTAPAIQEKLAIYENVLSVSALSAGGGVGPVPTLVSPCTLGTEVEMVQEGVGAAEGLIAPRRVPNPCLESPQRMDLHRELLFNQKIGKNVLNQKSELEKALSKHKEKQIMNQVKEHRETPELERAIAERARRLEQAEQSSEEPETGANPTLQQIRARLRHAAPASAASAH from the exons ATGTGCGACGCCAGACCACGTAAAACTGCACCTGCCATACAAGAGAAACTCGCCATCTATGAAAACG TGTTATCAGTGAGCGCGTtgagcgcgggcggcggcgtggGCCCAGTCCCCACGCTGGTGTCTCCGTGTACTCTTGGAACGGAGGTGGAAATGGTGCAGGAAGGCGTCGGTGCGGCCGAGGGCCTCATCGCGCCGCGCCGCGTGCCCAACCCCTGTCTGGAGAGCCCCCAACGCATGGACTTGCATCGGGAGCTCCTCTTTAACCAAAAGAT TGGAAAAAATGTCTTGAACCAAAAAAGTGAACTAGAAAAGGCCCTGTCGAAACACAAAGAGAAGCAAATCATGAATCAAGTAAAGGAACACAGGGAGACGCCAG AATTAGAACGCGCGATAGCAGAGCGAGCTCGTAGGCTAGAGCAAGCAGAACAGAGTTCTGAGGAACCAGAGACGGGAGCCAACCCCACGCTGCAGCAGATACGCGCGCGGCTGCGGCACGCCGCGCCCGCGTCCGCCGCCTCCGCGCACTGA